Within the Micrococcales bacterium genome, the region GCGCTGCCGTGGGACAGCAGGACCACCCCGAAGTCCGCGGGTGGGGGTGGCAGCGAGATCGTGTCGCGCGCGGCTCGGCTCATCTCGGAGGTCCTCCCATACGTCTACTGCTGCATCGGCACGACCGGCCGACTTCCGAAGCGCACCATAGCGCCTGACGGCGAATCCGTCATGCCAGATGGCGTGGTTCCAAGAGGCCGGCTCACACGTGCAGCCCGCATTCGGTCTTCCCGCTGCCCGCCCAGCGTCCGGCCCGCGGATCCTCACCGGCGGCGGTGGCTCGCGTGCACGGCGCGCAGCCGATGGAGGTGTACCCGGCTTCCCGCAGGGGGTTGAGAAGGACCTTGTGGTCGCGGGCGTACTGCTGTGTCTGCGCCTCGCTCCACAGGGCCAACGGGTTGATCTTGACCATGCCGCGCCGGTCGTCCGCGGTCACGATGTCGATGTCGGCACGCGTGGGGGCGTCGATTCTTCGCATTCCGGTGATCCACGCGTCCCGGCCCGACAGGGCGCGCTCCAGCGGTTCCACCTTGCGCATCCGGCAGCACAGGTCGGGGTCCCGCTCGTGCAGGCGCGGACCGTGCTCCGCATCCTGTTCGGCCACCGTCTGCTGTGGCAGGACGGTGACCAGGCGCAGCGGACGCGTGATTTCGAAGGCATGGGCCGTGCCGAGGGTCTCGGCGAAGTGGTACCCCGTGTCGATGAAGGCGACTTCGATGCCGGGAGCCGC harbors:
- a CDS encoding phosphoadenylyl-sulfate reductase translates to MSVLHPHLHRPHRHRGAQPVSIDIPLDPYIPQQTGAPEHVAARGAALLREAAAAGADHVTQASLAVQWAFRTFDSLVLMSSMGDEVLVHLASEAAPGIEVAFIDTGYHFAETLGTAHAFEITRPLRLVTVLPQQTVAEQDAEHGPRLHERDPDLCCRMRKVEPLERALSGRDAWITGMRRIDAPTRADIDIVTADDRRGMVKINPLALWSEAQTQQYARDHKVLLNPLREAGYTSIGCAPCTRATAAGEDPRAGRWAGSGKTECGLHV